One segment of Macrotis lagotis isolate mMagLag1 chromosome 1, bilby.v1.9.chrom.fasta, whole genome shotgun sequence DNA contains the following:
- the PWWP2A gene encoding PWWP domain-containing protein 2A isoform X4 yields MQLHSRSFQEGTEIKCDLNGSGPDDHSSIQPPEPSLAKSLWTSKPPPLFHEGAPYPPPLFIRDTYNQSIPQPPPRKIKRPKRKMYREEPTSIMNAIKLRPRQVLCDKCKNSVVAEKKEIKKGGNASDSSKYDDNKKRRNESVTTVNKKLKTDHKMDGKNQNESQKRNAVVKVSNIAHSRGRVVKVSAQANTSKAQLSTKKVLQSKNMDHAKAREVLKMAKEKAQKKQSETSTSKNAHSKVHFTRRFQNTSSGSLPPRLRLKPQRYRNEENDSSLKAGLEKMRSGKMAPKPQSRCTSTRSAGEAPSENQNPSKGPEEANTEVQDTSEVHVPGEQDEQQTLGKKGSKSNITVYMTLNQKKSDSSSASVCSIDSTDDLKSSNSECSSTESFDFPPGSMHAPSTSSTSSSSKEEKKLSNSLKMKVFSKNVSKCITPDGRTICVGDIVWAKIYGFPWWPARILTITVSRKDNGLLVRQEARISWFGSPTTSFLALSQLSPFLENFQARFNKKRKGLYRKAITEAAKAAKQLTPEVRALLTQFET; encoded by the coding sequence ATGCAGCTCCACAGTAGATCATTCCAAGAAGGAACAGAAATCAAGTGTGACTTGAATGGTTCTGGTCCTGATGACCATTCTTCCATTCAGCCACCAGAACCTAGCCTTGCTAAAAGCCTGTGGACTTCTAAACCACCTCCTCTCTTTCATGAAGGAGCACCTTATCCTCCCCCTTTGTTTATCAGGGACACATATAACCAATCAATACCTCAGCCTCCTCCTCGGAAAATTAAACGacctaaaaggaaaatgtacagGGAGGAGCCCACTTCTATAATGAATGCTATCAAACTACGACCCAGACAAGTCCTATGTGACAAATGTAAAAACAGTGTTgttgcagaaaaaaaagaaattaaaaaaggtgGCAATGCAAGTGACTCATCTAAATATGACGATAACAAAAAACGGAGAAATGAAAGTGTAACTACTGTGaataaaaaacttaaaactgACCATAAAATGGATGggaaaaaccaaaatgaaagcCAGAAAAGAAATGCTGTGGTCAAAGTTTCAAATATTGCTCACAGCAGAGGCAGAGTAGTTAAAGTGTCTGCTCAGGCAAATACTTCAAAAGCTCAATTAAGTACTAAAAAAGTGCTTCAGAGTAAGAACATGGATCATGCAAAAGCTCGGGAAGTGTTGAAAATGGCCAAAGAAAAGGCACAAAAGAAGCAGAGTGAAACTTCCACTTCCAAAAATGCACATTCTAAGGTTCATTTCACCCGTCGGTTTCAGAACACCAGCTCAGGTTCCCTTCCACCCCGGTTGCGTTTGAAGCcgcaaagatacaggaatgaaGAAAACGACTCTTCCCTGAAGGCTGGACTTGAGAAAATGCGGAGTGGCAAGATGGCACCCAAACCCCAGTCTCGCTGCACCTCTACCCGCTCAGCAGGTGAGGCCCCTTCAGAAAATCAGAATCCCTCAAAAGGTCCTGAAGAGGCCAACACTGAGGTTCAGGACACAAGTGAAGTACATGTGCCTGGTGAGCAGGATGAACAGCAGACATTGGGCAAAAAGGGCAGCAAAAGCAATATCACTGTTTACATGACCCTAAATCAAAAGAAATCTGACTCTTCCAGTGCATCAGTGTGTAGTATTGATAGCACAGATGATTTGAAATCTTCCAATTCAGAGTGTAGTTCTACTGAAAGCTTTGATTTTCCTCCAGGCAGTATGCATGCACCTTCCACCTCTTCCACTTCATCCTcttcaaaggaagagaaaaagctcagtaattccttgaaaatgaaaGTCTTTTCCAAAAACGTCTCAAAATGCATCACACCAGATGGCAGGACCATATGTGTAGGGGACATTGTTTGGGCCAAGATTTATGGCTTCCCATGGTGGCCAGCCCGTATTCTTACTATAACTGTAAGCCGGAAAGATAATGGCCTGTTAGTCCGACAGGAGGCCCGTATTTCATGGTTTGGGTCTCCAACAACATCTTTCCTTGCACTATCGCAACTGTCCCCTTTTTTAGAAAACTTCCAGGCACGCTTTAATAAGAAGAGAAAGGGCTTGTATCGCAAGGCTATCACAGAGGCAGCTAAGGCTGCAAAGCAGTTGACTCCCGAAGTGCGGGCCCTGTTGACACAATTTGAAACGTGA
- the PWWP2A gene encoding PWWP domain-containing protein 2A isoform X1 — translation MAAVAAEAAATAASPGEGGAGEAEPEMEPIPGSEAGAEAGTDPLPVTATEALVLDEADGPPAAQADEPPPPPPPPAGEPARSPAAAGPEPEPEPEPRPEPEEEPPAHPEGREPKEEGEATTAPRGPEPPPPPPPPEEGSERAPEQPPPPPPQPAAPALVPPAGGDSAVAQLIPGSEVRVTLDHIIEDALVVSFRLGEKLFSGVLMDLSKRFGPHGIPVTIFPKREYKDKPEAMQLHSRSFQEGTEIKCDLNGSGPDDHSSIQPPEPSLAKSLWTSKPPPLFHEGAPYPPPLFIRDTYNQSIPQPPPRKIKRPKRKMYREEPTSIMNAIKLRPRQVLCDKCKNSVVAEKKEIKKGGNASDSSKYDDNKKRRNESVTTVNKKLKTDHKMDGKNQNESQKRNAVVKVSNIAHSRGRVVKVSAQANTSKAQLSTKKVLQSKNMDHAKAREVLKMAKEKAQKKQSETSTSKNAHSKVHFTRRFQNTSSGSLPPRLRLKPQRYRNEENDSSLKAGLEKMRSGKMAPKPQSRCTSTRSAGEAPSENQNPSKGPEEANTEVQDTSEVHVPGEQDEQQTLGKKGSKSNITVYMTLNQKKSDSSSASVCSIDSTDDLKSSNSECSSTESFDFPPGSMHAPSTSSTSSSSKEEKKLSNSLKMKVFSKNVSKCITPDGRTICVGDIVWAKIYGFPWWPARILTITVSRKDNGLLVRQEARISWFGSPTTSFLALSQLSPFLENFQARFNKKRKGLYRKAITEAAKAAKQLTPEVRALLTQFET, via the exons ATGGCGGCCGTGGCTGCGGAGGCGGCAGCGACCGCAGCGTCCCCGGGGGAGGGGGGCGCCGGCGAGGCCGAGCCGGAGATGGAGCCCATCCCCGGCAGCGAGGCGGGCGCCGAGGCCGGCACCGACCCCCTGCCCGTGACCGCCACCGAAGCCCTGGTGCTCGACGAAGCGGACGGCCCGCCTGCCGCTCAGGCCGATgaaccgccgccgccgccgccgccgccggcggGAGAGCCCGCCCGGAGTCCCGCGGCGGCGGGgcccgagcccgagcccgagcccgagccccGGCCGGAGCCCGAGGAGGAGCCTCCCGCCCACCCCGAGGGGAGAGAGccgaaggaggagggggaggcgACGACAGCCCCGCGGGGAcccgagccgccgccgccgccgccgccgcccgagGAGGGGAGCGAACGGGCTCCCgagcagccgccgccgccgccgcctcagCCCGCCGCCCCGGCGCTGGTCCCGCCCGCGGGCGGGGACTCGGCCGTGGCCCAGCTGATCCCGGGCTCGGAGGTGCGGGTCACCCTGGACCACATCATCGAGGACGCGCTCGTGGTGTCCTTCCGCCTCGGGGAGAAGCTATTCTCCGGGGTTCTCATGGATCTGTCCAAAAG gtTTGGGCCCCATGGAATCCCTGTGacaattttccccaaaagagaatacaaagataaaCCTGAAGCCATGCAGCTCCACAGTAGATCATTCCAAGAAGGAACAGAAATCAAGTGTGACTTGAATGGTTCTGGTCCTGATGACCATTCTTCCATTCAGCCACCAGAACCTAGCCTTGCTAAAAGCCTGTGGACTTCTAAACCACCTCCTCTCTTTCATGAAGGAGCACCTTATCCTCCCCCTTTGTTTATCAGGGACACATATAACCAATCAATACCTCAGCCTCCTCCTCGGAAAATTAAACGacctaaaaggaaaatgtacagGGAGGAGCCCACTTCTATAATGAATGCTATCAAACTACGACCCAGACAAGTCCTATGTGACAAATGTAAAAACAGTGTTgttgcagaaaaaaaagaaattaaaaaaggtgGCAATGCAAGTGACTCATCTAAATATGACGATAACAAAAAACGGAGAAATGAAAGTGTAACTACTGTGaataaaaaacttaaaactgACCATAAAATGGATGggaaaaaccaaaatgaaagcCAGAAAAGAAATGCTGTGGTCAAAGTTTCAAATATTGCTCACAGCAGAGGCAGAGTAGTTAAAGTGTCTGCTCAGGCAAATACTTCAAAAGCTCAATTAAGTACTAAAAAAGTGCTTCAGAGTAAGAACATGGATCATGCAAAAGCTCGGGAAGTGTTGAAAATGGCCAAAGAAAAGGCACAAAAGAAGCAGAGTGAAACTTCCACTTCCAAAAATGCACATTCTAAGGTTCATTTCACCCGTCGGTTTCAGAACACCAGCTCAGGTTCCCTTCCACCCCGGTTGCGTTTGAAGCcgcaaagatacaggaatgaaGAAAACGACTCTTCCCTGAAGGCTGGACTTGAGAAAATGCGGAGTGGCAAGATGGCACCCAAACCCCAGTCTCGCTGCACCTCTACCCGCTCAGCAGGTGAGGCCCCTTCAGAAAATCAGAATCCCTCAAAAGGTCCTGAAGAGGCCAACACTGAGGTTCAGGACACAAGTGAAGTACATGTGCCTGGTGAGCAGGATGAACAGCAGACATTGGGCAAAAAGGGCAGCAAAAGCAATATCACTGTTTACATGACCCTAAATCAAAAGAAATCTGACTCTTCCAGTGCATCAGTGTGTAGTATTGATAGCACAGATGATTTGAAATCTTCCAATTCAGAGTGTAGTTCTACTGAAAGCTTTGATTTTCCTCCAGGCAGTATGCATGCACCTTCCACCTCTTCCACTTCATCCTcttcaaaggaagagaaaaagctcagtaattccttgaaaatgaaaGTCTTTTCCAAAAACGTCTCAAAATGCATCACACCAGATGGCAGGACCATATGTGTAGGGGACATTGTTTGGGCCAAGATTTATGGCTTCCCATGGTGGCCAGCCCGTATTCTTACTATAACTGTAAGCCGGAAAGATAATGGCCTGTTAGTCCGACAGGAGGCCCGTATTTCATGGTTTGGGTCTCCAACAACATCTTTCCTTGCACTATCGCAACTGTCCCCTTTTTTAGAAAACTTCCAGGCACGCTTTAATAAGAAGAGAAAGGGCTTGTATCGCAAGGCTATCACAGAGGCAGCTAAGGCTGCAAAGCAGTTGACTCCCGAAGTGCGGGCCCTGTTGACACAATTTGAAACGTGA
- the PWWP2A gene encoding PWWP domain-containing protein 2A isoform X5 — protein MAAVAAEAAATAASPGEGGAGEAEPEMEPIPGSEAGAEAGTDPLPVTATEALVLDEADGPPAAQADEPPPPPPPPAGEPARSPAAAGPEPEPEPEPRPEPEEEPPAHPEGREPKEEGEATTAPRGPEPPPPPPPPEEGSERAPEQPPPPPPQPAAPALVPPAGGDSAVAQLIPGSEVRVTLDHIIEDALVVSFRLGEKLFSGVLMDLSKRFGPHGIPVTIFPKREYKDKPEAMQLHSRSFQEGTEIKCDLNGSGPDDHSSIQPPEPSLAKSLWTSKPPPLFHEGAPYPPPLFIRDTYNQSIPQPPPRKIKRPKRKMYREEPTSIMNAIKLRPRQVLCDKCKNSVVAEKKEIKKGGNASDSSKYDDNKKRRNESVTTVNKKLKTDHKMDGKNQNESQKRNAVVKVSNIAHSRGRVVKVSAQANTSKAQLSTKKVLQSKNMDHAKAREVLKMAKEKAQKKQSETSTSKNAHSKVHFTRRFQNTSSGSLPPRLRLKPQRYRNEENDSSLKAGLEKMRSGKMAPKPQSRCTSTRSAAQRH, from the exons ATGGCGGCCGTGGCTGCGGAGGCGGCAGCGACCGCAGCGTCCCCGGGGGAGGGGGGCGCCGGCGAGGCCGAGCCGGAGATGGAGCCCATCCCCGGCAGCGAGGCGGGCGCCGAGGCCGGCACCGACCCCCTGCCCGTGACCGCCACCGAAGCCCTGGTGCTCGACGAAGCGGACGGCCCGCCTGCCGCTCAGGCCGATgaaccgccgccgccgccgccgccgccggcggGAGAGCCCGCCCGGAGTCCCGCGGCGGCGGGgcccgagcccgagcccgagcccgagccccGGCCGGAGCCCGAGGAGGAGCCTCCCGCCCACCCCGAGGGGAGAGAGccgaaggaggagggggaggcgACGACAGCCCCGCGGGGAcccgagccgccgccgccgccgccgccgcccgagGAGGGGAGCGAACGGGCTCCCgagcagccgccgccgccgccgcctcagCCCGCCGCCCCGGCGCTGGTCCCGCCCGCGGGCGGGGACTCGGCCGTGGCCCAGCTGATCCCGGGCTCGGAGGTGCGGGTCACCCTGGACCACATCATCGAGGACGCGCTCGTGGTGTCCTTCCGCCTCGGGGAGAAGCTATTCTCCGGGGTTCTCATGGATCTGTCCAAAAG gtTTGGGCCCCATGGAATCCCTGTGacaattttccccaaaagagaatacaaagataaaCCTGAAGCCATGCAGCTCCACAGTAGATCATTCCAAGAAGGAACAGAAATCAAGTGTGACTTGAATGGTTCTGGTCCTGATGACCATTCTTCCATTCAGCCACCAGAACCTAGCCTTGCTAAAAGCCTGTGGACTTCTAAACCACCTCCTCTCTTTCATGAAGGAGCACCTTATCCTCCCCCTTTGTTTATCAGGGACACATATAACCAATCAATACCTCAGCCTCCTCCTCGGAAAATTAAACGacctaaaaggaaaatgtacagGGAGGAGCCCACTTCTATAATGAATGCTATCAAACTACGACCCAGACAAGTCCTATGTGACAAATGTAAAAACAGTGTTgttgcagaaaaaaaagaaattaaaaaaggtgGCAATGCAAGTGACTCATCTAAATATGACGATAACAAAAAACGGAGAAATGAAAGTGTAACTACTGTGaataaaaaacttaaaactgACCATAAAATGGATGggaaaaaccaaaatgaaagcCAGAAAAGAAATGCTGTGGTCAAAGTTTCAAATATTGCTCACAGCAGAGGCAGAGTAGTTAAAGTGTCTGCTCAGGCAAATACTTCAAAAGCTCAATTAAGTACTAAAAAAGTGCTTCAGAGTAAGAACATGGATCATGCAAAAGCTCGGGAAGTGTTGAAAATGGCCAAAGAAAAGGCACAAAAGAAGCAGAGTGAAACTTCCACTTCCAAAAATGCACATTCTAAGGTTCATTTCACCCGTCGGTTTCAGAACACCAGCTCAGGTTCCCTTCCACCCCGGTTGCGTTTGAAGCcgcaaagatacaggaatgaaGAAAACGACTCTTCCCTGAAGGCTGGACTTGAGAAAATGCGGAGTGGCAAGATGGCACCCAAACCCCAGTCTCGCTGCACCTCTACCCGCTCAGCAG